Proteins from a genomic interval of Gossypium hirsutum isolate 1008001.06 chromosome A09, Gossypium_hirsutum_v2.1, whole genome shotgun sequence:
- the LOC107930201 gene encoding glucan endo-1,3-beta-glucosidase: MLHVALPNPNHKVKHLKLLFFSHVGLVPPLHQRSPSSLTHQKLAMAKQFIPLSSSILVAVISLFLVSTLVPGVGSIGVNYGTVANNLPPPPQVAHFLLESTVINRVKLYDANPDILKAFAHTGIAVTVTVPNDQIPRLTKLNFARQWVEDNVQPYTPATNIVRILVGNEVITTADKMLIGNLVPAMQTLHTALVAASLDRRIQVSTPHSLGVLSNSSPPSSGKFRLGYDIHVLKPLLSFLRATKSPFMINPYPFFGCSPDTLDYALFRPNAGVLDENTGLLYTNMLDAQLDAVFLAMKVLGFDDLEIVIAETGWPSMGDSTQVGVDANVASEYNGNLKRHVSSGAGTPLMPNRTFETYIFALFNEDLKPGPTSERNFGLFQPDMTPVYDIGILRPTARSSIPNNPTPVPRVAPSNPTPRSSKRKQWCLPKTGADDNALQRNIDYVCGLGLDCGPIQQHGACFLPNTVRAHAAFAMNLYYQSTGNNDSDCDFDQTGAITNVDPSYGKCQY, from the exons ATGCTTCATGTCGCACTTCCAAACCCCAATCACAAAGTAAAGCATCTAAAACTTCTTTTCTTCAGCCATGTTGGTCTTGTTCCCCCATTGCACCAACGATCACCGTCTTCTCTAACCCACCAAAAGCTAGCCATGGCGAAACAATTCATCCCATTGTCTTCTTCAATATTGGTCGCTGTAATTTCGCTTTTTCTTGTATCAACGCTCGTTCCAG GAGTTGGGTCCATTGGCGTGAACTATGGCACCGTCGCGAACAATCTTCCCCCACCACCGCAAGTGGCGCATTTCCTTTTGGAGTCCACCGTTATCAACCGCGTTAAGCTCTACGACGCCAACCCTGATATCCTTAAAGCATTTGCTCACACCGGCATTGCTGTAACGGTCACTGTTCCAAATGATCAAATTCCTCGACTTACAAAGCTGAATTTTGCTCGACAATGGGTGGAAGATAATGTTCAACCTTATACACCAGCCACTAATATAGTTCGTATTTTAGTCGGCAATGAAGTGATAACGACGGCGGACAAAATGCTCATCGGAAACCTTGTTCCGGCGATGCAAACCCTCCACACTGCCCTTGTGGCGGCTTCATTAGACCGGAGAATCCAAGTCTCGACGCCTCATTCTTTAGGCGTTCTCTCGAATTCAAGCCCACCGTCGTCCGGAAAGTTTCGACTGGGCTACGACATTCATGTGTTGAAGCCATTGCTTAGCTTCCTTAGAGCTACAAAATCACCATTTATGATAAACCCGTATCCGTTTTTCGGTTGCTCGCCCGATACGCTTGATTACGCACTGTTTAGGCCAAATGCCGGAGTGTTGGACGAAAACACGGGGTTGCTTTATACGAACATGTTGGATGCTCAATTAGATGCGGTGTTTTTGGCCATGAAAGTCCTGGGATTTGATGATCTGGAGATTGTGATAGCCGAAACGGGTTGGCCATCGATGGGGGATTCGACCCAAGTTGGCGTTGATGCAAATGTTGCAAGCGAATACAATGGTAATCTGAAGCGGCACGTATCGTCGGGTGCCGGCACACCATTAATGCCAAACCGGACTTTCGAGACCTACATTTTTGCGCTTTTCAATGAAGATCTTAAGCCTGGCCCGACATCCGAGAGGAACTTCGGTCTCTTCCAACCAGACATGACCCCGGTTTACGATATTGGGATCTTAAGGCCCACG GCTAGATCATCGATTCCAAACAACCCAACCCCAGTGCCGAGGGTCGCACCTTCAAATCCGACGCCAAGATCGTCTAAGAGGAAACAATGGTGTCTTCCCAAAACAGGCGCCGATGACAACGCTTTGCAAAGGAACATTGATTATGTTTGCGGCTTGGGTTTGGACTGTGGACCCATTCAACAACATGGTGCTTGCTTCCTCCCTAACACTGTTCGAGCCCATGCCGCTTTCGCCATGAATCTTTACTATCAATCCACCGGAAACAACGACTCCGACTG